Proteins from a single region of Nocardioides anomalus:
- a CDS encoding SAM-dependent methyltransferase → MTAPTGVAPLLEETLRPFLRGDLPVRLKAWDGSTAGPDDAPLVVLNSPDAVRRLLWHPGELGAAQAYVTGELDVPGDLDEALTHAFAVAAQRGLSGVRPTPSALLQAVRTAVGIGALGRPPAAPRSQARLRGRLHSPLRDRSAISFHYDLSNEFYSLILEPQMAYSCGYHRTPDVPVEEAQTAKLDLVCRKLGLEPGMTLLDVGCGWGSLSLHAAEHFGAQVTGITIAAEQKRFIDQRIRERGLGDRVSIQLRDYRDSVGQHDAVSSIEMGEHVGQDNYPTYAAVLHRSVKPGGRVLVQQMSRAGKWPGGGPFIESFIAPDMYMRPVGETVAFFERAGLEVRDVHALREHYVLTVAGWLENFHRNRPRLVDLVGEEVVRVWELYLVGGSMAFRDGRMGVDQLLMVRPGGAHTLPLERSW, encoded by the coding sequence ATGACCGCGCCGACGGGTGTCGCGCCGCTGCTGGAGGAGACGCTGCGGCCGTTCCTGCGCGGCGACCTGCCGGTGCGGCTCAAGGCCTGGGACGGCTCGACCGCCGGTCCCGACGACGCCCCGCTGGTCGTGCTCAACTCCCCCGACGCCGTGCGCCGGCTGCTGTGGCACCCGGGCGAGCTCGGCGCCGCGCAGGCCTACGTCACCGGTGAGCTCGACGTCCCCGGCGACCTGGACGAGGCGCTCACCCACGCCTTCGCGGTGGCCGCCCAGCGCGGCCTCTCCGGCGTGCGGCCCACGCCCTCGGCCCTGCTCCAGGCCGTGCGCACCGCGGTCGGCATCGGGGCGCTGGGCCGCCCGCCGGCCGCCCCGCGCTCGCAGGCCAGGCTCCGGGGCCGGCTGCACAGCCCGCTGCGCGACCGGAGCGCGATCTCGTTCCACTACGACCTGTCCAACGAGTTCTACTCGCTCATCCTCGAGCCGCAGATGGCCTACTCGTGCGGCTACCACCGCACGCCCGACGTACCCGTCGAGGAGGCGCAGACCGCCAAGCTCGACCTGGTCTGCCGCAAGCTCGGCCTCGAGCCCGGGATGACCCTGCTCGACGTCGGCTGCGGCTGGGGCTCGCTGTCGCTGCACGCGGCGGAGCACTTCGGCGCGCAGGTCACCGGCATCACCATCGCCGCGGAGCAGAAGCGCTTCATCGACCAGCGCATCCGCGAGCGGGGGCTCGGGGACCGCGTCTCCATCCAGCTGCGCGACTACCGCGACTCCGTCGGCCAGCACGACGCGGTGTCCTCGATCGAGATGGGCGAGCACGTCGGGCAGGACAACTACCCGACGTACGCCGCGGTCCTGCACCGCTCGGTCAAGCCGGGCGGCCGGGTCCTGGTGCAGCAGATGTCGCGGGCCGGCAAGTGGCCCGGCGGCGGGCCGTTCATCGAGAGCTTCATCGCGCCGGACATGTACATGCGCCCGGTCGGCGAGACCGTCGCGTTCTTCGAGCGCGCCGGGCTCGAGGTCCGCGACGTGCACGCCCTGCGCGAGCACTACGTGCTGACCGTGGCGGGGTGGCTGGAGAACTTCCACCGCAACCGCCCGCGCCTGGTCGACCTGGTCGGCGAGGAGGTCGTGCGCGTGTGGGAGCTCTACCTCGTCGGCGGCTCGATGGCCTTCCGTGACGGTCGGATGGGGGTCGACCAGCTGCTCATGGTCCGCCCGGGCGGCGCGCACACGCTGCCGCTGGAGCGCTCCTGGTGA
- a CDS encoding PLD nuclease N-terminal domain-containing protein encodes MIKLELLVSVVAFAVWVFTLIDVAQTPENAVRALNKIAWLLIVFFFSVLGTIAWYAFGRPQGQTRRMGAWDREQPAFPEYDRPGRAAAVDPAKDEEFLAQVRARAEAQRKRHEEQKRREAGEAGEA; translated from the coding sequence GTGATCAAGCTCGAGCTGCTCGTCAGCGTGGTGGCGTTCGCGGTGTGGGTGTTCACGCTGATCGACGTGGCCCAGACCCCCGAGAACGCGGTCCGGGCGCTGAACAAGATCGCGTGGCTGCTCATCGTGTTCTTCTTCTCCGTGCTCGGCACCATCGCGTGGTACGCCTTCGGCCGGCCGCAGGGCCAGACCCGGCGGATGGGCGCCTGGGACCGCGAGCAGCCGGCCTTCCCGGAGTACGACCGCCCCGGCCGCGCCGCGGCGGTGGACCCGGCCAAGGACGAGGAGTTCCTGGCCCAGGTCCGCGCCCGGGCCGAGGCGCAGCGCAAGCGCCACGAGGAGCAGAAGCGCCGCGAGGCCGGCGAGGCCGGCGAGGCCTAG
- a CDS encoding YihY/virulence factor BrkB family protein, whose protein sequence is MGFVGALDRAQRKRSVLGFPVATFYKFFDDQGPYLAAIISFYALLAIFPLLLLAVTIFGFFLQGDAELQKRVIDSALGTFPIIGDELGRPERLQGSTTSTVVGILAATYGSLGLGQALQNALNTTWSVPRNRRPNLVRLRLKSLGLLVIAGASVLAITTVSTIGSETEVFGPRLDTTLRWAVRLLTVLLIGLVLTAVFRLAAARRHHLGRAAPGAFTVAVLWQGLQYVGTVYTTRVLRETAGMSGVFGLVLGLIGVIYVAAFVGVLGMEVNTVLARRLWPRSLASLFVDRSDLTEADRRAYASYVRAQMHKSAEIVEVSFEDPQTGELLVVDDPGPRGKKGP, encoded by the coding sequence GTGGGGTTCGTCGGCGCACTCGATCGCGCGCAGCGCAAGCGGTCGGTGCTCGGCTTCCCCGTGGCCACCTTCTACAAGTTCTTCGACGACCAGGGGCCCTACCTCGCGGCCATCATCAGCTTCTACGCCCTGCTCGCGATCTTCCCGCTGCTGCTGCTCGCGGTGACCATCTTCGGCTTCTTCCTCCAGGGCGACGCGGAGCTGCAGAAGCGGGTCATCGACTCCGCGCTCGGGACCTTCCCGATCATCGGCGACGAGCTCGGGCGGCCCGAGCGGCTCCAGGGCTCGACGACCAGCACCGTGGTCGGGATCCTCGCGGCGACGTACGGCTCGCTCGGCCTGGGCCAGGCGCTGCAGAACGCGCTCAACACCACGTGGTCGGTGCCGCGCAACCGGCGCCCCAACCTGGTCCGGCTGCGGCTCAAGAGCCTCGGACTCCTGGTCATCGCCGGCGCCTCGGTGCTGGCCATCACCACGGTGTCCACGATCGGCAGCGAGACCGAGGTGTTCGGCCCGCGGTTGGACACCACGCTGCGCTGGGCGGTCCGGCTGCTCACGGTGCTGCTCATCGGGTTGGTGCTCACGGCGGTGTTCCGGCTGGCCGCGGCCCGTCGGCACCACCTGGGACGGGCGGCGCCGGGGGCGTTCACGGTCGCGGTGCTGTGGCAGGGCCTGCAGTACGTCGGCACGGTCTACACGACCCGCGTGCTGCGGGAGACCGCGGGCATGAGCGGCGTGTTCGGGCTGGTGCTCGGCCTCATCGGCGTCATCTACGTGGCGGCGTTCGTCGGCGTGCTGGGCATGGAGGTCAACACCGTCCTCGCCCGTCGGCTCTGGCCGCGCTCGCTCGCCTCGCTCTTCGTGGACCGCTCCGACCTGACCGAGGCCGACCGCCGCGCGTACGCCAGCTACGTGCGCGCCCAGATGCACAAGTCGGCCGAGATCGTCGAGGTCAGCTTCGAGGATCCGCAGACCGGAGAGCTCCTCGTCGTCGACGACCCCGGTCCACGCGGTAAGAAGGGACCATGA
- a CDS encoding tyrosine-protein phosphatase, which yields MTDAGDAELGEELVRLASADNFRDVAGPDTAYVAADGTPLRRGVAYRSNELQLSDADATTIAGLGVTDIYDLRTAHEVEEHPDVEVAGATWHHLEVGGIPMLELEHLSTREAADEVMRSVYRSFVESPEARAAFAQLLRHVAEERAGATLFHCAAGKDRTGWGAALLLHVAGVADEVVLEDYLLTNTFSSATREKYLGLVREHLGADKVEVYEVAMLVSEGFLQEALDAVAASYGDLAGYLRDGLGLEEETLARLRARLRA from the coding sequence GTGACCGACGCGGGGGACGCCGAGCTGGGCGAGGAGCTGGTCCGCCTGGCGTCGGCCGACAACTTCCGTGACGTGGCCGGCCCGGACACGGCGTACGTCGCCGCGGACGGGACACCGCTGCGCCGCGGGGTGGCCTACCGCTCCAACGAGCTGCAGCTGAGCGACGCCGACGCGACGACCATCGCGGGGCTGGGCGTCACCGACATCTACGACCTGCGGACGGCGCACGAGGTCGAGGAGCACCCGGACGTGGAGGTGGCCGGGGCGACGTGGCACCACCTCGAGGTCGGCGGCATCCCGATGCTCGAGCTCGAGCACCTCTCGACGCGAGAGGCGGCCGACGAGGTGATGCGGTCGGTCTACCGGAGCTTCGTGGAGTCGCCCGAGGCGCGCGCGGCGTTCGCGCAGCTCCTGCGGCACGTGGCCGAGGAGCGCGCGGGCGCGACGCTGTTCCACTGTGCGGCCGGCAAGGACCGCACGGGGTGGGGCGCGGCGCTGCTGCTGCACGTGGCCGGGGTCGCCGACGAGGTGGTCCTCGAGGACTACCTGTTGACCAACACCTTCTCCAGCGCCACCCGCGAGAAGTACCTCGGGCTGGTCCGCGAGCACCTCGGCGCGGACAAGGTCGAGGTCTACGAGGTCGCCATGCTGGTGAGCGAGGGCTTCCTGCAGGAGGCCCTCGACGCCGTCGCCGCGTCGTACGGCGACCTGGCGGGCTACCTGCGCGACGGGCTGGGGCTCGAGGAGGAGACGCTGGCGCGGTTGCGCGCCAGACTGCGGGCATGA
- a CDS encoding DUF1801 domain-containing protein, translating into MSDDWRTATAQRARELILQADPEIEEEAKWRKPTNPDGVPTFSRDGIVCTLETYKDKVKLTFAQGASLDDPAGIFNASLDAGTRRAVDLHEGDELDAEAFQALVRVAVARNQAS; encoded by the coding sequence ATGAGCGACGACTGGCGCACTGCCACGGCCCAGCGGGCCCGCGAGCTGATCCTGCAGGCCGACCCCGAGATCGAGGAGGAGGCCAAGTGGAGGAAGCCCACCAACCCCGACGGCGTCCCGACCTTCTCCCGCGACGGGATCGTCTGCACGCTGGAGACCTACAAGGACAAGGTGAAGCTCACCTTCGCCCAGGGCGCCTCGCTCGACGACCCGGCCGGGATCTTCAACGCCAGCCTCGACGCCGGCACCCGCCGTGCGGTCGACCTGCACGAGGGCGACGAGCTCGACGCCGAGGCGTTCCAGGCGCTGGTCCGCGTGGCCGTCGCCAGGAATCAGGCGTCGTAG
- a CDS encoding glycosyltransferase family 39 protein, producing MQYARLLGAARRGQVLTAAVVASSVVVMALGHRLSTATFDTLAWTAVLVLVTQALVDDRPRLWLVAGVVAGVGLNNKHAVVFLLFGVLVALALDPIHRPVLRTRWPWLAGLVAAVMWVPNLVWQAQHGWPVLDLSADIADEYGGVGGRVQLVVQAVLIFSPLMFLVWARGLGALLRDARWRAVRLPAYVFVVVLVVFLVTGGKAYYLAGAIVPLLAAGCTWVAERWPSHADELGFVLALSAVVAWPALVPVLPAATYAGSFYPSIDDDQPETIGWPTYAAQVRDVVRDLPDAAVVFTGNYGEGGAFEWYGVGAPVYSGHNGWRDWGPPPDGAAPVVVVGFDPDDADFTGCEQRTTLHNRYGLDNEEEGLPVWVCDGPAGSWSSVWARLVHYDA from the coding sequence GTGCAGTACGCGCGGCTGCTCGGCGCCGCCCGCCGCGGCCAGGTGCTGACCGCGGCCGTGGTCGCGAGCAGCGTGGTGGTGATGGCGCTCGGCCACCGGCTGAGCACGGCCACCTTCGACACGCTGGCGTGGACCGCGGTCCTGGTGCTCGTCACCCAGGCGCTGGTCGACGACCGGCCGCGGCTGTGGCTGGTCGCCGGCGTGGTGGCGGGCGTGGGGCTGAACAACAAGCACGCCGTGGTCTTCCTGCTGTTCGGGGTGCTGGTCGCACTGGCCCTCGACCCGATCCACCGGCCGGTGCTGCGGACCCGCTGGCCGTGGCTGGCCGGGCTCGTCGCCGCGGTCATGTGGGTGCCCAACCTGGTGTGGCAGGCCCAGCACGGCTGGCCGGTGCTCGACCTGTCCGCGGACATCGCCGACGAGTACGGCGGCGTCGGCGGTCGGGTGCAGCTCGTGGTCCAGGCGGTGCTGATCTTCAGCCCGCTCATGTTCCTGGTCTGGGCGCGCGGGCTCGGCGCGCTGCTGCGCGACGCGCGCTGGCGGGCGGTCCGGCTCCCGGCGTACGTCTTCGTGGTCGTGCTCGTGGTCTTCCTGGTCACCGGCGGCAAGGCCTACTACCTGGCCGGCGCGATCGTGCCGCTGCTCGCGGCCGGGTGCACCTGGGTCGCCGAGCGCTGGCCCAGCCACGCCGACGAGCTCGGCTTCGTGCTCGCGCTCTCCGCCGTCGTGGCCTGGCCCGCGCTGGTTCCGGTCCTCCCCGCGGCGACGTACGCCGGCTCGTTCTACCCCTCGATCGACGACGACCAGCCCGAGACGATCGGCTGGCCGACGTACGCCGCACAGGTGCGCGACGTGGTCCGCGACCTGCCCGACGCGGCGGTGGTGTTCACCGGCAACTACGGGGAGGGCGGGGCCTTCGAGTGGTACGGGGTGGGCGCGCCCGTCTACTCGGGTCACAACGGCTGGCGCGACTGGGGACCCCCACCGGACGGCGCGGCCCCGGTCGTGGTGGTCGGCTTCGACCCGGACGACGCGGACTTCACCGGGTGCGAGCAGCGCACCACCCTGCACAACCGCTACGGCCTGGACAACGAGGAGGAGGGCCTGCCGGTGTGGGTGTGCGACGGACCGGCCGGCTCGTGGTCCTCAGTCTGGGCGCGGCTGGTGCACTACGACGCCTGA
- a CDS encoding DUF1295 domain-containing protein gives MSDVLVALVVGLLAGAAGMTAAAVRAQQLDKVAVVDIAWGAGFVLIALASAVVASLVDDGSPWRAWLVFVLVALWGGRLAWHVRRRAVGEHGGKEDPRYAEMLGGPPSEVGMGIVVRRVFLTQGVVQWFVAGPVMVGAALQADWWPLVPVGVVVWAVGLFFEAVGDRQLAAYKAEPKESRPQVMDRGLWRYTRHPNYFGDACVWWGLWLVAGLGSGWVAGLVTVLCPAAMTFFIYQVTGVKLLEKTMMQRPGYPAYAARTSAFVPLPPRRA, from the coding sequence GTGAGCGACGTCCTCGTCGCCCTCGTCGTCGGACTGCTCGCCGGCGCGGCCGGCATGACCGCGGCTGCCGTACGGGCCCAGCAGCTCGACAAGGTCGCAGTCGTCGACATCGCGTGGGGCGCCGGCTTCGTGCTCATCGCCCTGGCCTCGGCCGTCGTCGCCTCGCTGGTCGACGACGGCTCGCCGTGGCGGGCGTGGCTGGTCTTCGTGCTCGTCGCGCTGTGGGGCGGCCGGCTGGCCTGGCACGTGCGTCGCCGCGCCGTCGGCGAGCACGGGGGCAAGGAGGACCCGCGGTACGCAGAGATGCTCGGCGGGCCGCCGTCCGAGGTCGGCATGGGCATTGTCGTGCGCCGGGTCTTCCTCACCCAGGGCGTCGTGCAGTGGTTCGTGGCCGGCCCGGTCATGGTCGGCGCCGCCCTGCAGGCGGACTGGTGGCCGCTGGTCCCGGTCGGCGTCGTGGTGTGGGCGGTCGGGCTGTTCTTCGAGGCCGTCGGCGACCGCCAGCTCGCGGCGTACAAGGCGGAGCCCAAGGAGAGCCGTCCGCAGGTGATGGACCGCGGGCTGTGGCGCTACACGCGGCACCCCAACTACTTCGGCGACGCCTGCGTGTGGTGGGGACTGTGGCTGGTCGCCGGGCTCGGCTCCGGCTGGGTGGCCGGCCTGGTCACCGTGCTGTGCCCGGCGGCGATGACGTTCTTCATCTACCAGGTCACCGGCGTGAAGCTGCTGGAGAAGACGATGATGCAGCGCCCCGGCTACCCGGCGTACGCCGCCCGCACGTCGGCCTTCGTGCCGCTGCCGCCCCGCAGGGCCTAG
- a CDS encoding FAD-dependent oxidoreductase: MTQTPQRIAVVGSGVAGLTAAYVASRTAHVTLFEADERLGGHADTHLVREGDRELAIDTGFIVHNPRTYPVLLRLFAELGIRTQGSEMSMSIRDDGTGLEWAGALGRKGVFPTRANLTNPRYLRMLAEVPRFHHRAQALLADDGPELTLREFLRSGRFTAYFRRHFMEPLVAAVWSCDPDVALDYPARYLFTFLEHHGMLGVFGSPQWRTVTGGSQQYVAAVAARIQSVRTGAKVTSVLETADGVVVTDGNGVAETFDALVIATHPGQALDMLAAPTRLQHDVLAAMPYSHNVALLHTDASVLPRSENARASWNFARRTEGAGEVLVTYDLTRLQRLDTDTRYLVTLGGEDLIDPATVLDRMEYEHPLYNPASVAAQARLPEIDTARISFAGAYHGWGFHEDGARSGLRAVERLGLSWPDVLPHSPADDVPTGVYETTVRHTRRTPWKRSFEHRSHLWVVDLDDLPDHGVLARFEARDHLGDPDLGIRANVEAFLARHGVDLTGGRVVMAAQARAFGYCFNPISVHWCWDAAGAHVATVVEVHNTYGDRHAYLVHPDAQGRAETDKAMYVSPFHGTDGTYDLVVPVPHDDRVDVVVNLTTDDGATFHASLSGRRTGATVRDAAPAALKGSLLIRAHGVRLWLRRLPVQTRPAHHQEGVDA; the protein is encoded by the coding sequence ATGACGCAGACCCCGCAGCGGATCGCGGTCGTCGGCTCCGGCGTGGCCGGGCTGACGGCGGCCTACGTCGCCTCGCGGACCGCGCACGTCACCCTGTTCGAGGCCGACGAGCGCCTCGGCGGCCACGCCGACACCCACCTCGTGCGGGAGGGTGACCGGGAGCTGGCCATCGACACCGGCTTCATCGTGCACAACCCGCGCACCTACCCGGTGCTGCTGCGGCTCTTCGCCGAGCTGGGGATCCGCACGCAGGGCTCGGAGATGTCGATGTCGATCCGCGACGACGGCACCGGCCTGGAGTGGGCGGGCGCGCTCGGTCGCAAGGGCGTGTTCCCGACCCGGGCCAACCTCACCAACCCGCGCTACCTGCGGATGCTGGCCGAGGTCCCGCGCTTCCACCACCGTGCGCAGGCCCTGCTGGCCGACGACGGCCCGGAGCTGACCCTGCGTGAGTTCCTGCGCTCGGGCCGCTTCACGGCGTACTTCCGTCGCCACTTCATGGAGCCCCTCGTGGCCGCGGTGTGGTCCTGCGACCCCGACGTGGCCCTGGACTACCCCGCGCGCTACCTGTTCACCTTCCTCGAGCACCACGGGATGCTCGGCGTCTTCGGCAGCCCGCAGTGGCGCACGGTGACCGGCGGCTCCCAGCAGTACGTCGCCGCGGTGGCCGCGCGGATCCAGTCCGTCCGCACCGGAGCCAAGGTCACCTCGGTGCTCGAGACCGCCGACGGCGTGGTCGTGACCGACGGCAACGGCGTCGCCGAGACCTTCGACGCCCTGGTCATCGCCACCCACCCGGGCCAGGCCCTGGACATGCTGGCGGCCCCGACGCGGCTGCAGCACGACGTGCTGGCGGCCATGCCCTACTCGCACAACGTGGCGCTGCTGCACACCGACGCATCGGTCCTCCCGCGCTCGGAGAACGCCCGCGCGTCGTGGAACTTCGCGCGCCGCACCGAGGGTGCCGGCGAGGTGCTCGTCACCTACGACCTGACCCGGTTGCAGCGCCTGGACACCGACACCCGCTACCTGGTCACGCTCGGGGGCGAGGACCTCATCGACCCGGCCACGGTCCTGGACCGGATGGAGTACGAGCACCCGCTCTACAACCCCGCGTCGGTGGCCGCCCAGGCCCGGCTGCCCGAGATCGACACCGCACGGATCAGCTTCGCCGGCGCCTACCACGGCTGGGGCTTCCACGAGGACGGCGCGCGCTCCGGCCTGCGGGCCGTGGAGCGGCTCGGGCTCAGCTGGCCCGACGTGCTGCCGCACTCCCCCGCCGACGACGTGCCGACCGGCGTCTACGAGACGACCGTCCGCCACACCCGGCGCACGCCGTGGAAGCGCTCCTTCGAGCACCGCTCGCACCTGTGGGTGGTCGACCTCGACGACCTGCCCGACCACGGCGTGCTGGCCCGGTTCGAGGCCCGCGACCACTTGGGCGACCCGGACCTGGGCATCCGCGCCAACGTCGAGGCCTTCCTCGCCCGGCACGGCGTCGACCTCACCGGCGGCCGGGTGGTGATGGCCGCGCAGGCCCGTGCCTTCGGCTACTGCTTCAACCCGATCTCGGTGCACTGGTGCTGGGACGCGGCCGGCGCGCACGTCGCCACCGTGGTCGAGGTGCACAACACCTACGGCGACCGGCACGCCTACCTGGTGCACCCCGACGCGCAGGGACGCGCGGAGACGGACAAGGCCATGTACGTCTCGCCGTTCCACGGCACCGACGGCACCTACGACCTGGTCGTGCCCGTGCCGCACGACGACCGCGTGGACGTGGTCGTGAACCTGACCACCGACGACGGCGCGACCTTCCACGCCTCGCTCAGCGGCCGGCGCACCGGCGCCACCGTGCGTGATGCTGCCCCCGCCGCCCTCAAGGGCTCGCTGCTGATCCGGGCGCACGGCGTCCGGCTGTGGCTGCGACGCTTGCCCGTGCAGACCCGGCCCGCCCACCACCAGGAGGGAGTCGACGCATGA
- a CDS encoding anti-sigma factor, translating to MSDIHALSGAYAVHALDEDERSEFERHLATCDTCRAEVDSLAETAALFAETTLGTPPASLRERVLADISTVRPLPPALPEQARHRADDRTEGPADEPAATVVALAPRRRRRVASFLAAAAAVAAVGTGIAVTQLNDDAPQDTFSAIAQAPDARTFTTELGNGGSATVVVSKQRNEAYIEAKRMPAAPSGKQYVLWLQHDGTMTQAGVMPEGADSKVKLSGDAATADGAAVSIEDAGTAPTQPSDDVVAAFSFDA from the coding sequence ATGAGTGACATTCATGCTCTCTCGGGCGCGTACGCCGTCCACGCGTTGGACGAGGACGAGCGCAGCGAGTTCGAGCGACACCTGGCCACGTGCGACACCTGTCGCGCCGAGGTCGACTCGCTCGCCGAGACCGCGGCGCTGTTCGCCGAGACCACGCTGGGCACGCCGCCGGCCTCGCTGCGCGAGCGTGTGCTCGCCGACATCAGCACCGTGCGGCCCCTGCCGCCCGCCCTGCCCGAGCAGGCCAGGCACCGGGCGGACGACCGGACGGAGGGTCCGGCGGACGAGCCGGCCGCGACCGTGGTCGCCCTCGCGCCACGCCGGCGCCGGCGAGTCGCCAGCTTTCTGGCGGCCGCTGCGGCGGTCGCCGCGGTCGGGACCGGGATCGCGGTCACCCAGCTGAACGACGACGCGCCGCAGGACACCTTCAGCGCGATCGCCCAGGCGCCGGACGCCCGGACGTTCACCACCGAGCTCGGCAACGGCGGCAGCGCGACGGTCGTGGTCTCCAAGCAGCGCAACGAGGCCTACATCGAGGCCAAGCGGATGCCGGCCGCGCCGTCCGGGAAGCAGTACGTCCTGTGGCTGCAGCACGACGGGACCATGACCCAGGCCGGCGTGATGCCGGAGGGTGCGGACAGCAAGGTCAAGCTCAGCGGCGACGCGGCCACCGCGGACGGCGCGGCGGTGAGCATCGAGGACGCCGGCACCGCGCCGACCCAGCCCAGCGACGACGTGGTCGCCGCGTTCTCCTTCGACGCCTAG
- a CDS encoding SAM-dependent methyltransferase — protein sequence MTDLQPTRRHLDANHWPGLDVVPTGPRARVSARIARTLFRGAVHRLPVTVHVGDATYGRGGPVAVVHRPEEFFARLGRDQLIGFGEAYLTGAWDAEDLGGFLSVLAAEMPRLVPEPLQKLRGLVVRKPPAEQVSSPENSQQNIAHHYDLSNELFQLFLDRTLSYSSALFEGDEPLEEAQVRKIERLLDQARVGAGTRLLEIGSGWGELAIRAARRGATVTTLTLSVEQKALADERIAAAGLSDRISVELRDYRHAQGEYDAVVSVEMVEAVGWQYWTTYFQTIDRVLAPGGRVAIQAITMPHDRMLATRNTYTWINKYIFPGGFLPSVRVIDEITRQHTTLRMDAPFAMGASYARTLQRWDQAFLAASDRVLTLGFDETFLRMWHFYLEYSLAGFASGYLDVHQLTFERAA from the coding sequence ATGACCGACCTGCAGCCCACCCGACGCCACCTCGACGCGAACCACTGGCCCGGCCTCGACGTGGTCCCCACCGGCCCGCGCGCCCGGGTGTCCGCCCGCATCGCGCGGACGCTGTTCCGCGGCGCGGTCCACCGCCTCCCGGTCACCGTCCACGTCGGCGACGCGACGTACGGTCGCGGCGGACCGGTCGCGGTCGTGCACCGCCCCGAGGAGTTCTTCGCGCGGCTCGGGCGCGACCAGCTCATCGGCTTCGGCGAGGCCTACCTCACCGGCGCCTGGGACGCCGAGGACCTCGGCGGCTTCCTCTCCGTCCTCGCCGCCGAGATGCCGCGCCTGGTGCCCGAACCGCTGCAGAAGCTGCGCGGGCTCGTGGTGCGCAAGCCGCCGGCCGAGCAGGTCAGCAGCCCGGAGAACTCCCAGCAGAACATCGCCCACCACTACGACCTGTCCAACGAGCTGTTCCAGCTGTTCCTGGACCGGACCCTCAGCTACTCCTCGGCGCTGTTCGAGGGCGACGAGCCGCTGGAGGAGGCCCAGGTCCGCAAGATCGAGCGGCTGCTCGACCAGGCCCGGGTCGGCGCCGGCACGCGCCTGCTCGAGATCGGCTCGGGCTGGGGCGAACTGGCCATCCGCGCCGCGCGCCGCGGCGCCACCGTCACCACCCTCACGCTCTCGGTCGAGCAGAAGGCGCTGGCCGACGAGCGGATCGCGGCCGCCGGCCTGAGCGACCGGATCTCGGTCGAGCTCCGCGACTACCGCCACGCCCAGGGTGAGTACGACGCCGTCGTATCGGTGGAGATGGTCGAGGCCGTCGGCTGGCAGTACTGGACGACGTACTTCCAGACCATCGACCGGGTCCTCGCGCCGGGCGGCCGGGTGGCGATCCAGGCCATCACCATGCCGCACGACCGGATGCTCGCGACCCGCAACACCTACACGTGGATCAACAAGTACATCTTCCCCGGCGGCTTCCTGCCCTCGGTGCGCGTCATCGACGAGATCACCCGCCAGCACACGACGCTGCGGATGGACGCGCCGTTCGCCATGGGCGCGTCGTACGCGCGGACGCTGCAGCGCTGGGACCAAGCCTTCCTGGCCGCCTCGGACCGGGTGCTGACGCTCGGCTTCGACGAGACCTTCCTGCGGATGTGGCACTTCTACCTGGAGTACTCCCTGGCCGGCTTCGCCTCGGGCTACCTCGACGTGCACCAGCTGACCTTCGAGCGGGCGGCATGA